One window of Phycisphaeraceae bacterium genomic DNA carries:
- a CDS encoding efflux RND transporter periplasmic adaptor subunit: MLKWLIGLGVAFVLLVAGLSIGGYFFLNSAKGKEMMLSFRPGSKPKEVRLVDVERGLLIKTVSAPGVIEPETNVKISAQVSARIIALPFRAGDQVRAGDVVCRLDAVDLKARVDAAQARLMATRARVGGVKAELMRAQSEFGRARELFDAGDTPKSDLERAEAIYLQALSSRDALEAEILSAEADVVATQKDLDNTVISSPIDGVLTTLNAEVGELVVVGTLNTPGSVIMEIADLSRMLLKAQVDETNIKPVKPGQRARIYTPYDPEGELTGTVGRINLKREVNQADGTGYFEVEIRVDVPEGTRLLSGLTANTEIEVEIFDGVLKIPSQAVLDRRVDELPKDIADASAIIDRTKTYARIVFVERGGKALAKPVSIGPSDLTHTVILAGLDQTDRVVAGPFRELTSLKNDVLIIDEAEAAAKREAERLAKQGAKKPATPAPAEAASDTPATASTTSGSQGG; this comes from the coding sequence GTGCTGAAGTGGTTGATCGGGCTCGGCGTGGCGTTCGTGCTCCTCGTCGCCGGCTTGTCTATCGGGGGATACTTCTTCCTCAACTCCGCCAAGGGCAAGGAGATGATGCTCTCCTTCCGCCCGGGGTCGAAGCCCAAAGAAGTCCGACTCGTCGATGTGGAGCGCGGCCTGCTGATCAAGACCGTCAGCGCGCCCGGCGTCATTGAGCCCGAAACCAACGTCAAGATCAGCGCGCAAGTCTCCGCACGCATCATCGCGCTCCCCTTCCGCGCCGGCGACCAGGTGCGCGCCGGTGACGTGGTCTGCCGCCTCGACGCCGTAGACCTCAAGGCCCGCGTCGATGCCGCGCAAGCGCGTCTGATGGCGACAAGAGCGAGGGTCGGTGGCGTCAAGGCCGAGCTGATGCGGGCGCAATCCGAGTTCGGACGCGCGCGCGAGCTCTTCGACGCGGGCGACACCCCAAAGAGCGACCTCGAACGCGCCGAGGCCATCTACCTCCAGGCCCTCTCATCGCGCGACGCCCTCGAGGCCGAGATCCTCAGCGCAGAGGCCGACGTCGTCGCGACCCAGAAAGATCTCGACAACACCGTCATCTCCTCTCCCATAGACGGCGTCCTCACAACCCTCAACGCCGAGGTCGGAGAGCTCGTCGTCGTCGGCACGCTCAACACGCCCGGCTCGGTCATCATGGAGATCGCCGACCTCTCACGCATGCTGCTCAAGGCCCAGGTCGATGAGACCAACATCAAACCCGTGAAGCCCGGCCAGCGCGCCCGCATCTACACCCCATACGACCCGGAAGGCGAGCTCACCGGCACCGTCGGACGCATCAACCTCAAACGCGAGGTTAACCAGGCCGACGGCACCGGTTACTTCGAGGTCGAGATCCGCGTCGACGTTCCCGAAGGAACACGCCTGCTCTCCGGCCTCACCGCCAACACCGAGATCGAGGTCGAGATCTTCGACGGCGTCCTCAAAATCCCCAGCCAGGCCGTGCTCGACCGACGCGTCGACGAACTCCCCAAAGACATCGCCGACGCCAGCGCGATCATCGACAGAACCAAAACCTACGCACGCATCGTCTTCGTCGAGCGAGGCGGCAAGGCCCTCGCAAAGCCCGTCTCCATCGGACCCAGCGACCTCACCCACACCGTCATCCTCGCCGGGCTGGACCAGACCGATCGCGTCGTCGCAGGCCCCTTCAGAGAACTCACCTCCCTCAAGAACGATGTCCTCATCATCGACGAGGCCGAAGCCGCCGCCAAACGCGAGGCCGAACGCCTCGCCAAGCAGGGCGCAAAGAAGCCCGCAACACCCGCCCCCGCCGAAGCCGCATCAGACACGCCGGCCACCGCCTCCACCACCTCCGGCTCGCAAGGCGGCTGA
- a CDS encoding TetR/AcrR family transcriptional regulator encodes MAPAETRRRILEVAFRLFHEQGYHATGIATILREANVNSGSLYHYFASKEDLLVGVLEFALEELDPQVMARVRARTSDPIERIFALLEQYRAMMVFLGCRMGCPMGNLALEVADDHPEARRLIHQNFVNWTRHIKGWLDEAGDRLPSTLDREQLANFVLTVMEGGIMQARASGTLAPYDDSVAQFRNYFDSLLTLADLEHGRPVGTNRVPVEMAHGTLPDGT; translated from the coding sequence ATGGCACCGGCAGAAACACGCCGCAGGATTCTGGAGGTGGCGTTCCGGCTCTTTCACGAGCAGGGGTATCACGCGACGGGGATCGCGACGATCCTGCGCGAGGCGAATGTGAATAGCGGGTCGCTTTACCACTACTTCGCGAGCAAGGAGGATTTGCTGGTGGGGGTCTTGGAGTTTGCGCTGGAAGAGTTGGATCCGCAGGTGATGGCGCGGGTGCGGGCGCGGACGAGCGATCCGATTGAGCGGATCTTTGCGCTGTTGGAGCAGTATCGCGCGATGATGGTGTTTCTCGGGTGTCGGATGGGATGCCCGATGGGAAACCTTGCGCTCGAGGTGGCGGATGACCACCCTGAGGCGAGGCGGTTGATCCATCAGAACTTCGTGAACTGGACGCGGCACATCAAGGGGTGGCTTGATGAGGCGGGGGATCGGCTGCCGTCGACGCTTGATCGCGAGCAGCTCGCGAACTTCGTGCTGACGGTGATGGAGGGGGGCATCATGCAGGCGCGGGCGTCGGGGACCCTCGCGCCGTATGACGACTCGGTGGCGCAGTTCAGGAACTACTTCGACTCGCTGCTGACGCTGGCGGACCTGGAGCACGGGCGGCCGGTGGGGACGAACAGGGTGCCGGTGGAAATGGCACATGGCACATTGCCAGATGGCACATGA
- a CDS encoding DUF1761 domain-containing protein translates to MNIDLGSINWLAVGVAAFATFMLGGVWYTALFGKVWQRLNGYSDEKLVEMRRHRPPPVFFGTMIACYVVVSLLMAMMVGAFGITHYLTGAAFGLFVFGVAAAVQVTGQIASDKPMKALLIDLAYQGIYMPLTGAILASWR, encoded by the coding sequence ATGAACATCGACTTGGGTTCGATCAATTGGCTGGCGGTGGGGGTGGCGGCGTTCGCGACGTTCATGCTCGGGGGCGTCTGGTACACGGCGCTCTTTGGGAAGGTGTGGCAGCGGCTGAACGGGTACTCGGATGAGAAATTGGTTGAGATGCGCAGGCATCGACCGCCGCCCGTGTTCTTCGGGACGATGATCGCGTGCTATGTGGTGGTGTCGTTGTTGATGGCGATGATGGTGGGTGCGTTCGGGATCACACACTATCTGACGGGTGCGGCGTTCGGGCTGTTTGTCTTCGGCGTGGCGGCGGCGGTGCAGGTGACGGGTCAGATCGCGAGCGACAAGCCGATGAAGGCACTGCTGATCGATCTGGCGTATCAGGGGATTTACATGCCGCTGACGGGGGCGATTCTGGCGTCGTGGCGGTGA
- a CDS encoding SRPBCC domain-containing protein, giving the protein MNRSVCAAAVLSLMSFGAWPGMMSARAQDGAQEGGVVAAASIGGRTLTHSAIIHMPADELFAHFTTAEGIVKAWSVAKARVDFRVGGQIRTAYAADADLDAPTSIVNTILAFEPGRMVTIKATAPAGAPEWLQLVCREAFSVITFEPVSPRATRLTITGVGYGEGEMWDQAYTFFDKGNQWTLDQMKRKLGPGDEDGAAAAMNLLRTFEGDWVFETTGPDGKVFLGHTRFYGLVDGSWVGADGWLGGEEGMSPHAHWVAGVNPATGMVEYANYFEKGHIGTGHISIVAPNTLGFEMVVHTAGGAREVEAGEGVASAPASPQKMYVEFEKKSDDAFVSRMYMGIDRRTEGAKPMMELPYTRVASVPERYLKMKGE; this is encoded by the coding sequence ATGAATCGTTCTGTGTGCGCGGCGGCGGTTCTTTCTCTGATGTCGTTCGGCGCGTGGCCTGGCATGATGTCGGCGCGCGCGCAGGATGGGGCACAGGAGGGAGGAGTGGTTGCGGCGGCATCGATCGGTGGGCGGACACTGACACACTCAGCGATCATCCACATGCCGGCGGATGAGTTGTTCGCGCACTTCACGACGGCGGAGGGGATTGTGAAGGCGTGGAGCGTGGCGAAGGCGAGGGTGGACTTTCGCGTGGGCGGGCAGATTCGCACGGCGTATGCCGCGGACGCGGATCTGGATGCGCCGACGTCGATCGTGAACACGATTCTGGCATTTGAACCGGGTCGGATGGTGACGATCAAGGCGACGGCTCCGGCGGGTGCGCCGGAGTGGTTGCAGTTGGTGTGCCGCGAGGCGTTCAGCGTGATCACGTTCGAGCCGGTCTCGCCGCGGGCGACGCGGCTGACGATCACGGGCGTTGGGTATGGCGAGGGGGAGATGTGGGACCAGGCGTACACGTTCTTTGACAAGGGGAACCAGTGGACGCTGGATCAGATGAAGCGGAAGCTGGGGCCGGGGGATGAGGATGGCGCGGCGGCAGCGATGAATCTGTTACGCACATTCGAGGGTGATTGGGTCTTTGAGACGACGGGGCCGGATGGGAAGGTGTTTCTGGGGCACACGAGGTTCTATGGGCTGGTGGATGGGAGCTGGGTGGGCGCGGATGGGTGGCTGGGTGGTGAGGAGGGGATGTCGCCTCACGCGCACTGGGTGGCGGGTGTGAATCCGGCGACGGGGATGGTGGAGTACGCGAACTACTTTGAGAAGGGGCACATCGGAACGGGGCATATTTCGATCGTCGCGCCGAACACGCTGGGGTTTGAGATGGTGGTGCACACGGCGGGCGGGGCTCGGGAGGTAGAGGCGGGGGAGGGTGTCGCGTCGGCACCGGCTTCGCCTCAGAAGATGTATGTTGAGTTTGAGAAGAAGTCGGATGATGCGTTTGTGTCGCGGATGTACATGGGGATCGATCGGCGGACGGAGGGGGCGAAGCCGATGATGGAGTTGCCGTATACGCGGGTGGCGTCGGTGCCGGAGAGGTACCTGAAGATGAAGGGCGAGTAG
- a CDS encoding SpoIIE family protein phosphatase translates to MADHSQNSFLPPLRLEPLAGPQAPTIVAPIDRATVLGRSSQSDVQLTDQTISRRHCLLSVRAGTWLITDLSSRHGTYLNGIALVAEQPTSVQEGDLLRLGPWTFRVRMGEPLSTGIHTTNDIASTSMRVQAVPQQELRSLAQQRLELLIECAASINTAQDEKSLARTVIDVVTRGTGFGRAAMIRQMPSDEVEVIAHISGGDTAGAMMFSQSLIRAAAAGQIVRLSGESVANYGQSIMDLGIHSALCAPVLVGPTVAAYLYLDARRQEQGVSSDAAAFAQAVARLTGLALSNLKRLDLEKRQQTLESDLNAARKAQQLLMPPSSGTIGDVSYAVVMRPGRYVAGDLYDVVPLKDGRVGVFLGDVSGKGVGAAILMTSAQTHLRLALQQTGDPAMAVRLTNPHIAARSGEGRFISLWVGVIDAKAGTVTFVDAGHGHWLVRPSDGPPCSVEAKGGMLLGIDEEAVYENEVLELPPGSRLILYSDGVFEQTDPQGEQFGLDRIVAALAETDGPSRDVESLFSSVVSFAAGASLADDVTVASVRMG, encoded by the coding sequence ATGGCCGACCACTCGCAGAATTCGTTCCTCCCCCCGCTCCGCCTCGAGCCGCTCGCCGGCCCCCAGGCACCGACTATCGTCGCGCCCATCGATCGCGCCACCGTCCTCGGCCGCTCGTCGCAGTCCGACGTGCAACTGACAGACCAGACCATCTCGCGACGCCACTGCCTCCTCAGCGTCCGCGCCGGCACCTGGCTCATCACCGATCTCTCCAGCCGCCACGGCACCTACCTGAACGGCATCGCCCTCGTCGCCGAGCAACCAACCAGCGTGCAGGAGGGCGACCTCCTCCGCCTCGGCCCCTGGACCTTCCGCGTCCGCATGGGCGAGCCCCTCAGCACCGGCATCCACACCACCAACGACATCGCCTCCACCTCCATGCGCGTGCAGGCGGTCCCACAGCAGGAACTCCGCTCCCTCGCGCAGCAACGCCTCGAACTCTTGATCGAGTGTGCCGCCTCCATCAACACCGCGCAGGACGAAAAATCCCTCGCCCGCACCGTCATCGACGTCGTCACGCGGGGCACCGGCTTCGGCCGCGCCGCCATGATCCGGCAGATGCCCTCAGACGAAGTCGAAGTCATCGCCCACATCTCAGGCGGCGACACCGCCGGCGCCATGATGTTCAGCCAGTCCCTCATCCGCGCCGCCGCCGCCGGACAGATCGTCCGTCTCTCCGGCGAGTCCGTCGCCAACTACGGCCAGAGCATCATGGACCTGGGCATCCACTCGGCCCTCTGCGCCCCCGTCCTCGTCGGCCCCACCGTCGCCGCATACCTCTACCTCGACGCCCGCCGCCAGGAACAGGGCGTCTCCTCCGATGCCGCCGCCTTCGCCCAAGCCGTCGCGCGTCTCACGGGGCTCGCCCTCTCCAATCTCAAGCGCCTCGACCTCGAAAAGCGCCAACAGACGCTGGAGTCCGACCTCAACGCCGCACGCAAGGCCCAGCAACTCCTGATGCCGCCCTCCTCCGGCACCATCGGCGATGTCTCCTACGCCGTCGTCATGCGTCCCGGCCGCTACGTCGCAGGCGATCTCTACGACGTCGTGCCGCTCAAGGATGGACGCGTCGGTGTCTTCCTCGGCGATGTCTCCGGCAAAGGCGTCGGCGCTGCGATCCTCATGACCTCTGCGCAGACCCACCTCCGCCTCGCGCTCCAGCAGACCGGCGACCCCGCCATGGCCGTGCGCCTCACCAATCCGCACATCGCCGCACGCTCCGGCGAGGGCCGCTTCATCTCCCTCTGGGTCGGCGTCATCGATGCCAAAGCCGGCACCGTCACCTTCGTCGATGCCGGACACGGCCATTGGCTCGTCCGCCCCTCCGACGGCCCCCCCTGCTCCGTCGAGGCCAAGGGCGGCATGCTCCTGGGCATCGACGAAGAAGCCGTCTACGAGAACGAAGTCCTCGAACTCCCCCCCGGCTCGCGCCTCATCCTCTACAGCGACGGCGTCTTCGAACAGACCGACCCGCAGGGCGAACAGTTCGGCCTCGACCGCATCGTCGCCGCACTCGCCGAGACCGATGGCCCCTCGCGTGATGTCGAGTCCCTCTTCTCCTCCGTCGTCTCCTTCGCCGCCGGCGCATCCCTCGCCGACGACGTCACCGTCGCGTCGGTCCGGATGGGGTGA
- a CDS encoding LOG family protein, translated as MASEPNRVELDPTLTTTPPGEGLLPEQPAHKRADSPEIASKLDDLIAAVGGNPATMNGRLVKDLLTTGLKLIPDKRDTGELKLMTAALKELRYAYRIFAQYAAPHKVTIFGSARTPPDHPDYAAARDFGKLMAEAGWMAITGAGDGIMKAGHEGPGREASFGVAIRLPFETTANTVIAGDEKLIHFRYFFTRKLMFLSQAEAVACFPGGFGTMDEAYETLTLVQTGKASMIPIVLVEGAGNDYWPSFLRFVRETLIPKKLISPEDENLYYLAKDPQEAVDHILRFYRNYHSSRYVRDTLVIRLHRRLKDADVARLSTEFAKLIKSGTIEQRAALDQEEDHRDLPRLCFVHTRHNFGLVRKLIDRINECDPA; from the coding sequence ATGGCATCAGAACCCAACCGCGTCGAACTCGACCCCACACTCACCACCACGCCCCCGGGCGAGGGCCTCCTCCCTGAGCAGCCCGCCCACAAGCGGGCCGACTCCCCGGAGATCGCCTCAAAACTCGACGATCTGATCGCCGCCGTCGGGGGCAACCCCGCGACCATGAACGGCCGCCTCGTCAAGGACCTCCTCACCACCGGCTTGAAGCTCATCCCAGACAAGCGCGACACGGGCGAACTCAAGCTCATGACCGCCGCGCTCAAGGAACTCCGCTACGCCTATCGCATCTTCGCGCAGTACGCCGCACCGCACAAGGTCACCATCTTCGGCTCCGCCCGAACGCCCCCGGACCACCCGGATTACGCCGCCGCACGCGACTTCGGCAAACTCATGGCCGAGGCGGGATGGATGGCGATCACCGGCGCGGGCGACGGCATCATGAAAGCCGGCCACGAGGGCCCCGGGCGCGAGGCCTCCTTCGGCGTCGCCATCCGCCTCCCCTTCGAGACCACAGCCAACACCGTCATCGCCGGCGATGAGAAACTCATCCACTTCCGCTACTTCTTCACACGCAAGCTCATGTTCCTCTCGCAGGCCGAGGCCGTCGCCTGCTTCCCCGGCGGGTTCGGCACGATGGACGAGGCCTACGAGACCCTCACCCTCGTCCAGACCGGCAAGGCCTCCATGATCCCCATCGTCCTCGTCGAGGGCGCGGGCAACGACTACTGGCCCTCCTTCCTCCGCTTCGTCCGCGAGACCCTCATCCCGAAGAAGCTCATCAGCCCCGAGGACGAGAACCTCTACTACCTCGCCAAGGACCCGCAGGAAGCCGTCGACCACATCCTCCGCTTCTACCGCAACTACCACTCCTCCCGCTACGTCAGGGACACCCTCGTCATCCGCCTCCACCGGCGTCTCAAGGACGCCGACGTCGCACGCCTCAGCACCGAGTTCGCCAAGCTCATCAAGTCCGGCACCATCGAGCAGCGCGCCGCCCTCGACCAGGAGGAGGACCACCGCGACCTCCCGCGCCTCTGCTTCGTCCACACCCGCCACAACTTCGGCCTCGTCCGAAAGCTCATCGACCGCATCAACGAGTGCGACCCCGCCTGA
- a CDS encoding protein kinase: MGARCLSRHDLERYAKGEHAAGAARDHIEACSECAEAIAEIRENERFLGAARTALMGAVGHALPRVTLPADAVRGFELGEEISRGGQGVVYRAVQTSTKRSAAIKVLLGGAFASERQRHRFEREVEIAARLRHPNIVSVFESGQTTDGTPYVAMEFVEGVPLDAFVEQRFGALKRSDRERINGVVALMAMIAAGVGHAHTAGVMHRDLKPSNILVDREGKPRVLDFGLARASEPSRDLSTTREFVGTPAYASPEQLGGDPASVNARTDVYALGLILYALLTGRHPYPVVGSIAEVARHAMGTEPTPPSRIIKRLPSDVETIVLKCLSKDPERRYANGAALASDLDDYLQGRPISARRDSTAYVLRKLAMRHRVPAIAALLVMVTVVAAAIGLALLASDLDLARRDAERALADSNVQRARMIARTGNPTQAEELIWSRAVGHAFGGGFGALTRARGETLRDAWALAELYAASPCILRLEPGVRFLALGFGDDGTSIWAIDETGARWTWTLDGRMMDRTASSIPALGWNDSGHTIDGRTIVIDRDLDLLVFEAGASDVRSCATGESVQYSSTISPDGKYVVSLNRGGANGLTVRETADLNTVFRLDHGYASAIWVDSGTGLILATSTMADDNRRVEFRKPPDWSVTRVVPVTMEFRAGYAGVRHPRISPDGSLLACSIGENVMLHDLSDPEASLVATMHRAATVNDIQLAPSGKRMVVSSIDGSIASLRLPDLSVERAIHTGTDMRRFAYSERDNLVATINLSGGLALHSLADRPWMQRIPSVEATKACVDVAPGGTIAWGDEDGMVHVLPEGEPARAFSFAAHGSEVGVATAVNSICFSPDGRAFVTAGMDGVVAEWASDGTLIRTISRVRASAWSAQYSPRGDAIAAGFSDGTFRIWREGIEDPVVVHLAQVNRIPSLRFSPDGDRIVAATVGGGVIVADAQTGKTIVELPIQHTFSRAVEWSPDGSRIYTASDDNKVRVWDGRTYALLRVISGLPWGPFSIRLHPDGNILFVVGRGGELFVLDPERGMEIARLDVATRHIFSIAFSPGGERVILSGQDTPLYVVDLARLGEPVVAQQSWWRSVLVRKPLDRPGPVDPPPPIERASSQGPGK, translated from the coding sequence GTGGGCGCACGCTGTCTCTCACGACACGACCTTGAGCGTTACGCCAAGGGCGAGCACGCCGCGGGGGCGGCACGTGACCACATCGAGGCGTGCTCCGAGTGTGCCGAGGCGATCGCGGAGATCCGTGAGAACGAGCGGTTTCTCGGTGCGGCCCGCACCGCCCTCATGGGTGCGGTCGGCCATGCGTTGCCCCGGGTCACGCTTCCCGCGGATGCGGTGCGCGGGTTCGAGTTGGGAGAGGAGATCAGCCGCGGCGGGCAGGGCGTGGTGTATCGCGCGGTGCAGACATCGACGAAGCGTTCCGCTGCGATCAAGGTGCTCTTGGGCGGGGCGTTCGCGTCGGAGCGGCAGCGTCACCGGTTCGAGCGCGAGGTGGAGATCGCGGCGCGGCTGCGGCATCCGAACATTGTGTCGGTGTTCGAGTCGGGGCAGACCACGGACGGGACGCCCTATGTCGCGATGGAGTTTGTCGAGGGTGTGCCGCTGGACGCGTTTGTCGAGCAGCGATTCGGCGCGTTGAAGCGGTCGGATCGCGAGCGGATCAACGGGGTTGTCGCGCTGATGGCGATGATCGCGGCGGGTGTGGGGCACGCGCACACGGCGGGCGTGATGCATCGGGATCTGAAGCCGTCGAATATTCTGGTTGACCGCGAGGGGAAGCCGCGGGTGCTGGATTTCGGGCTTGCGCGGGCATCGGAGCCGTCGCGGGATCTCTCGACGACGCGTGAGTTCGTGGGGACGCCGGCGTACGCGTCGCCGGAGCAACTGGGCGGCGATCCTGCTTCGGTGAACGCGCGGACGGATGTGTACGCGCTGGGGCTGATCCTGTACGCGCTGCTCACCGGGCGTCATCCGTATCCTGTGGTCGGGTCTATCGCGGAGGTGGCGCGGCACGCGATGGGGACCGAGCCGACGCCCCCTTCGAGGATCATCAAGCGTCTGCCCTCGGACGTTGAGACGATCGTGCTGAAGTGTCTGTCGAAGGACCCGGAGCGCCGGTACGCGAACGGCGCGGCCCTGGCGTCGGATCTGGATGACTACTTGCAGGGGCGGCCGATCTCGGCGCGGCGTGACAGCACGGCGTATGTGCTGCGGAAGCTGGCGATGCGCCATCGCGTTCCGGCGATCGCTGCGTTGCTTGTTATGGTCACGGTTGTTGCTGCCGCGATCGGGCTTGCGCTGCTGGCGAGCGACCTTGATCTTGCGCGTCGCGATGCGGAGCGTGCGCTGGCGGATAGCAACGTGCAGCGGGCGCGCATGATCGCCCGCACGGGCAACCCGACCCAAGCGGAGGAATTGATCTGGTCGCGGGCTGTGGGTCACGCGTTTGGCGGCGGCTTCGGCGCGCTGACGCGTGCGAGGGGCGAGACGCTCCGGGACGCTTGGGCACTGGCGGAGCTGTACGCGGCCTCGCCGTGCATCCTTCGGCTTGAGCCGGGAGTGCGGTTCCTCGCGCTGGGCTTCGGCGACGATGGCACGTCTATCTGGGCTATCGATGAGACTGGAGCAAGGTGGACATGGACGCTCGATGGACGCATGATGGACCGGACCGCGTCGAGCATTCCGGCGCTGGGATGGAACGATTCCGGTCACACCATCGACGGGCGCACGATCGTGATTGATCGGGATCTAGACCTTCTTGTGTTCGAGGCCGGTGCTTCGGATGTGCGTTCCTGCGCGACGGGCGAGTCGGTGCAGTACTCGTCGACAATCAGTCCGGACGGGAAGTATGTCGTGAGTCTGAACCGGGGCGGGGCGAACGGATTGACGGTCCGTGAGACTGCGGACCTGAACACTGTGTTCAGACTTGATCACGGCTATGCGAGTGCCATCTGGGTGGATTCCGGCACTGGTCTGATCCTTGCAACGAGCACGATGGCCGATGACAATCGGCGCGTCGAGTTTCGTAAGCCCCCGGATTGGAGCGTCACGCGTGTCGTTCCTGTCACGATGGAGTTCCGCGCGGGATACGCGGGTGTGCGCCATCCCCGCATCAGCCCGGACGGATCGCTGCTGGCGTGCTCGATAGGCGAGAATGTCATGCTGCACGACCTCTCGGACCCGGAGGCGTCCTTGGTCGCGACGATGCACCGCGCCGCGACGGTGAACGACATCCAGTTAGCACCGTCAGGAAAGCGCATGGTGGTGTCATCGATCGACGGGTCGATCGCTTCGCTGCGCCTGCCGGACCTTTCGGTGGAGCGGGCCATCCACACGGGCACGGACATGCGCCGCTTCGCCTATTCGGAGCGCGACAACCTGGTCGCCACCATCAACCTCAGTGGCGGCCTTGCGCTGCACAGTCTCGCGGATCGCCCCTGGATGCAGCGCATCCCCTCGGTCGAGGCGACCAAGGCATGCGTCGATGTCGCGCCCGGCGGCACGATCGCGTGGGGCGACGAGGACGGGATGGTCCACGTCCTCCCGGAGGGCGAGCCGGCGCGGGCGTTCTCGTTCGCGGCGCACGGTTCAGAAGTCGGCGTCGCGACCGCCGTCAACTCGATCTGCTTCTCTCCTGATGGTCGGGCGTTCGTCACGGCAGGCATGGACGGGGTGGTCGCAGAATGGGCGTCCGACGGCACGCTCATCCGCACGATCTCTCGCGTCCGCGCCAGCGCGTGGTCGGCGCAGTACTCGCCCAGGGGAGACGCGATCGCCGCGGGATTCTCCGACGGGACATTCCGCATCTGGCGTGAGGGCATCGAGGATCCGGTCGTGGTCCACTTGGCGCAGGTGAACCGCATCCCATCACTGAGATTCAGCCCGGACGGAGACAGGATTGTCGCGGCGACCGTCGGCGGGGGAGTCATCGTCGCCGATGCGCAGACAGGGAAGACGATCGTCGAGCTGCCGATCCAGCACACGTTCTCGCGCGCGGTCGAGTGGTCTCCCGATGGCTCGCGAATCTACACCGCGAGCGACGACAACAAGGTCCGAGTGTGGGACGGGCGGACGTACGCGCTGCTGCGCGTCATCTCCGGTCTGCCATGGGGGCCGTTCTCCATCCGGCTGCACCCCGACGGGAACATCCTGTTTGTTGTCGGGCGCGGCGGCGAGCTCTTCGTGCTGGATCCGGAACGTGGCATGGAGATCGCACGGCTCGATGTCGCGACAAGGCACATTTTCTCCATTGCTTTCTCGCCCGGAGGAGAGCGGGTGATCCTCTCGGGACAGGACACGCCGCTCTACGTCGTCGATCTTGCGCGTCTCGGCGAGCCGGTCGTTGCCCAGCAGTCCTGGTGGCGATCGGTTCTGGTGAGAAAGCCGCTGGATCGCCCGGGCCCTGTAGATCCGCCGCCCCCGATTGAGCGTGCATCCAGCCAAGGCCCGGGCAAATGA